Proteins from one Salinispora arenicola genomic window:
- a CDS encoding LCP family protein, with the protein MTVGKAGKGGKKRPSVWAGVPRWAQVCTVFGAVLMFVSGAALVGAEALMARYEGAVGKADLFGDQAAGASERTSDIKGPLSILLVGVDPRKPEQPPLADSIMVLHVPEGLDRAYLFSMPRDLYVDIPAFEKAGFRGGQDKLNAAMAYGSRQQGENPSTAQGFELLAKTVQSLTGIKRFDAGAIINFGGFVKIVDAMGGVTMDIEREVRSEHRRPDGTHRELRPGGGGYLGEQAVYPEGEQLLEGWQALDYVRQRYPANGVPDGDYGRQRHQQQFVKAMASQALSADVVTNPIKLDRVLRAAGESLVFNGRGHSVIDFGIALKDLRPGNIQMIKLPGGGITANGKYQGERFEPAVQDFFRALRDEQLDAFLLEHPDFQNKG; encoded by the coding sequence ATGACTGTGGGTAAGGCCGGCAAAGGCGGCAAGAAGCGGCCGTCTGTGTGGGCGGGCGTGCCACGGTGGGCCCAGGTGTGCACCGTCTTCGGTGCTGTGCTGATGTTCGTCAGCGGGGCGGCCCTGGTCGGGGCCGAGGCGCTGATGGCCCGGTACGAGGGTGCGGTGGGTAAGGCGGACCTGTTCGGGGACCAGGCGGCAGGCGCCAGTGAGCGCACGAGCGACATCAAGGGACCGCTCAGCATCCTGCTGGTCGGTGTTGATCCCCGGAAGCCGGAACAGCCGCCGTTGGCCGACTCGATCATGGTGCTGCACGTGCCGGAGGGCCTCGACCGGGCGTACCTCTTCTCAATGCCCCGTGATCTCTACGTTGACATTCCCGCCTTCGAGAAGGCCGGGTTCCGTGGCGGCCAGGACAAGCTCAACGCCGCGATGGCCTACGGCAGCCGTCAGCAGGGGGAGAACCCGAGTACAGCGCAGGGTTTCGAGCTGCTCGCGAAGACGGTGCAGTCGTTGACCGGCATCAAGCGGTTCGACGCCGGCGCGATCATCAATTTCGGTGGGTTCGTCAAGATCGTGGACGCGATGGGCGGTGTCACGATGGACATCGAGCGCGAGGTGCGCTCGGAGCATCGTCGTCCCGACGGCACCCATCGTGAGCTGCGCCCCGGCGGCGGGGGATACCTTGGTGAGCAGGCGGTCTACCCGGAAGGTGAACAGCTCCTCGAGGGTTGGCAGGCGCTGGACTATGTCCGTCAGCGCTACCCGGCGAACGGCGTGCCGGATGGCGACTACGGTCGCCAGCGCCACCAGCAGCAGTTCGTCAAGGCAATGGCGAGTCAGGCGTTGAGCGCCGACGTGGTGACCAATCCGATCAAGCTCGACCGGGTACTCCGGGCCGCTGGCGAGTCACTGGTGTTCAACGGCCGGGGGCACAGTGTGATTGACTTCGGTATCGCCCTCAAGGACCTCCGACCGGGCAACATCCAGATGATTAAGTTGCCGGGTGGCGGGATCACGGCTAATGGCAAGTACCAGGGCGAGCGTTTCGAGCCGGCCGTACAGGACTTCTTCCGGGCGTTGAGAGACGAGCAGCTCGACGCCTTCCTGCTGGAGCACCCGGACTTTCAGAACAAGGGCTAA
- the atpD gene encoding F0F1 ATP synthase subunit beta has protein sequence MTVSATADGPAGTKTATGRVVRVIGPVVDAEFPRDAMPDLFNALHVDVTLAGGEKTLTLEVAQHLGDNLVRAISMQPTDGLVRGVEVRDTGSPITVPVGDTVKGHVFNAIGECLNLEPGETLSPDDHWQIHRKAPAFADLEPKTEMLETGIKVIDLLAPYVKGGKIGLFGGAGVGKTVLIQEMITRVARNFGGTSVFAGVGERTREGNDLIAEMTESGVIDKTALVYGQMDEPPGTRLRVALSALTMAEYFRDVQKQEVLLFIDNIFRFTQAGSEVSTLLGRMPSAVGYQPTLADEMGELQERITSVRGQAITSLQAIYVPADDYTDPAPATTFAHLDATTNLERSISDKGIYPAVDPLASSSRILAPEFVGQEHFVVASEVKRILQRYKDLQDIIAILGIEELSEEDKLIVGRARRIERFLSQNTYAAEQFTGMKGSTVPIKETIEAFKKISEGEYDHFPEQAFFMCGGLDDLERKAKELMAEG, from the coding sequence ATGACTGTTTCCGCAACTGCTGATGGACCAGCCGGAACCAAGACGGCCACCGGTCGCGTGGTCCGGGTCATCGGCCCGGTCGTCGACGCCGAGTTCCCGCGCGACGCCATGCCGGACCTGTTCAACGCCCTGCACGTTGACGTGACCCTGGCCGGCGGCGAGAAGACGCTGACCCTGGAGGTCGCCCAGCACCTGGGCGACAATCTGGTCCGCGCCATCTCCATGCAGCCGACCGACGGCCTGGTTCGCGGCGTCGAGGTGCGCGACACCGGTTCCCCGATCACGGTGCCCGTGGGTGACACGGTCAAGGGGCACGTGTTCAACGCGATCGGGGAGTGCCTCAATCTGGAGCCGGGCGAGACTCTGAGCCCGGACGATCACTGGCAGATCCACCGCAAGGCCCCGGCCTTCGCGGATCTGGAGCCGAAGACCGAGATGCTGGAGACCGGCATCAAGGTCATCGATCTGCTCGCCCCGTACGTCAAGGGTGGGAAGATCGGTCTGTTCGGCGGCGCCGGCGTGGGTAAGACGGTGCTCATCCAGGAGATGATCACCCGGGTTGCCCGGAACTTCGGTGGCACCTCGGTCTTCGCTGGGGTGGGTGAGCGTACCCGGGAGGGTAACGACCTGATCGCCGAGATGACCGAGTCCGGCGTGATCGACAAGACCGCGCTGGTCTATGGCCAGATGGACGAGCCGCCGGGCACCCGGCTGCGCGTCGCTCTTTCCGCGCTGACCATGGCGGAGTACTTCCGGGACGTTCAGAAGCAGGAGGTGTTGCTCTTCATCGACAACATCTTCCGTTTCACCCAGGCTGGCTCGGAGGTGTCCACGCTGCTCGGCCGGATGCCGAGCGCCGTGGGTTACCAGCCGACGCTGGCCGACGAGATGGGCGAGCTCCAGGAGCGGATCACCTCCGTGCGTGGCCAGGCGATCACCTCGTTGCAGGCGATCTATGTGCCTGCCGACGACTACACCGACCCGGCGCCGGCCACCACGTTCGCCCACCTGGACGCGACCACCAACCTGGAGCGTTCGATCTCCGACAAGGGCATCTACCCAGCGGTGGACCCGTTGGCGTCCTCGTCCCGGATTCTCGCCCCGGAGTTCGTCGGCCAGGAGCACTTCGTGGTGGCCTCCGAGGTGAAGCGGATCCTGCAGCGGTACAAGGACCTGCAGGACATCATCGCGATCCTGGGCATCGAGGAGCTTTCCGAGGAGGACAAGCTCATCGTCGGCCGGGCTCGGCGGATCGAGCGCTTCCTGTCGCAGAACACCTACGCTGCCGAGCAGTTCACCGGGATGAAGGGCTCGACGGTCCCGATCAAGGAGACCATCGAGGCGTTCAAGAAGATCAGCGAGGGCGAGTACGATCACTTCCCCGAGCAGGCGTTCTTCATGTGCGGTGGGCTGGACGATCTGGAGCGTAAGGCCAAGGAGCTGATGGCGGAGGGCTGA
- a CDS encoding F0F1 ATP synthase subunit epsilon, protein MAQQLHVELVAVEEKVWSGEAEMVVARTTEGELGVLPGHAPLLGQLAEPGRVRIKAAGGEQVTYDVAGGFLSVSNEGVTVLAESASPVSPAQGR, encoded by the coding sequence GTGGCACAGCAGCTTCACGTCGAGCTCGTAGCCGTCGAGGAGAAGGTCTGGTCGGGCGAGGCCGAAATGGTCGTCGCTCGGACGACCGAAGGTGAGCTTGGCGTGCTGCCGGGGCATGCGCCCCTGCTCGGTCAGCTCGCCGAGCCTGGTCGGGTCCGGATCAAGGCCGCGGGGGGCGAACAGGTCACCTACGACGTTGCCGGTGGATTCCTTTCCGTGAGCAACGAGGGAGTTACCGTCCTAGCCGAGAGCGCCAGCCCAGTCTCGCCCGCGCAGGGTCGCTGA
- a CDS encoding ABC transporter ATP-binding protein yields the protein MENELAIVARGLRKTYGENVAVAGVDLEVRRGEVFALLGPNGAGKTTTVEILEGYRRRDAGEVSVLGSDPAAPAADWRNRIGIVLQGLGEFDELSVSELVHHFAGFYADADDPEKVIARVGLAGKARARTHTLSGGQRRRLDVALGIIGRPELLFLDEPTTGFDPEARREFWDLIRDLAAAGTTIVLTTHYLDEAEALADRVGVIADGRLIEVAVPEHLGNRQQAHATVSWRTPEGVVESAETATPTDLVTELAARFGGEVPGLTVTRPTLEDVYLRMIGHR from the coding sequence ATGGAGAACGAGCTCGCGATCGTCGCGCGGGGGCTGCGCAAGACGTACGGGGAGAACGTGGCCGTGGCCGGGGTGGACCTGGAGGTCCGCCGGGGCGAGGTGTTCGCCCTCCTCGGCCCGAACGGCGCCGGCAAGACGACCACCGTGGAGATCCTGGAGGGATACCGGCGACGCGACGCCGGCGAGGTCTCGGTGCTCGGCAGCGACCCGGCGGCCCCCGCCGCGGACTGGCGCAACCGGATCGGCATCGTCCTGCAGGGCCTCGGCGAGTTCGACGAGCTCAGCGTCTCCGAACTGGTCCACCACTTCGCCGGCTTCTACGCCGACGCCGACGATCCGGAGAAGGTGATCGCCCGCGTAGGGCTGGCTGGCAAGGCCCGGGCCCGCACCCACACCCTCTCCGGCGGGCAGAGGCGCCGCTTGGACGTGGCGCTCGGCATCATCGGCCGGCCCGAGTTGCTCTTCCTCGACGAGCCGACCACGGGCTTCGACCCAGAGGCGCGTCGCGAGTTCTGGGACTTGATTCGGGATCTGGCAGCGGCCGGGACGACGATCGTGCTGACCACGCACTACCTCGACGAGGCGGAGGCTCTCGCGGACCGGGTGGGGGTGATCGCCGACGGCCGGTTGATCGAGGTAGCCGTACCCGAACACCTGGGCAACCGGCAACAGGCCCACGCGACGGTCTCCTGGCGTACGCCCGAGGGGGTCGTGGAGAGCGCGGAGACCGCGACGCCCACGGACCTGGTGACGGAGCTGGCCGCGCGCTTCGGCGGTGAGGTGCCCGGGCTGACGGTCACCCGGCCAACTCTCGAGGACGTCTACCTGCGGATGATCGGACACCGATGA
- a CDS encoding DUF2550 domain-containing protein → MEIVEGIGIGVAVVVGALLILFVRRALVTRSGGIIRLSVRTSTILDGRGWAPGFGRFAGDELRWYRMFSFALRPRRTLSRKGLAVERRRLPEGQERFSMPADWIILRCTSHHAPVEIAMARSTVTGFLSWLEAAPPGAASPHLAAQDWPAA, encoded by the coding sequence ATGGAGATCGTCGAAGGGATCGGAATCGGCGTCGCCGTCGTGGTCGGCGCACTCCTGATCCTCTTCGTCCGACGGGCGCTGGTCACCCGTAGCGGAGGCATCATTCGGCTCAGTGTCCGCACCTCCACGATCCTCGATGGTCGGGGCTGGGCCCCCGGATTCGGTCGTTTCGCAGGTGACGAGCTTCGTTGGTACCGGATGTTCAGTTTCGCCCTCCGTCCCCGGCGGACACTCTCCCGTAAGGGCCTCGCGGTGGAACGTCGCCGGCTGCCCGAAGGGCAGGAACGCTTTTCGATGCCCGCCGACTGGATCATTCTCCGCTGTACCAGCCACCACGCCCCGGTCGAGATCGCGATGGCACGATCCACCGTCACTGGGTTTCTTTCTTGGCTCGAGGCCGCCCCTCCGGGGGCGGCCTCGCCGCATCTGGCCGCCCAGGATTGGCCCGCGGCCTGA
- a CDS encoding cob(I)yrinic acid a,c-diamide adenosyltransferase yields MAVHLTRIYTKAGDAGTTRLSNNEQVPKTDPRIAAYADVDECNAAIGVALALGQLDEELRGLLGSVQNDLFDVGADLATPVEPNPKYPPLRVTEAYVERLEGWCDEYNARLSKLDSFTLPGGTAGAALLHVARTIARRAERAAWALITHDPDRTNTLPAKYLNRLSDLLFILSRTANPAGDVLWVPGGKR; encoded by the coding sequence ATGGCCGTCCACCTCACGCGCATCTACACCAAGGCCGGCGACGCCGGCACGACCAGGCTGAGCAACAACGAGCAGGTCCCGAAGACCGATCCCCGGATCGCCGCGTATGCGGACGTCGACGAGTGCAACGCGGCGATCGGCGTCGCACTCGCCCTCGGGCAACTCGACGAGGAGCTGCGAGGGCTGCTCGGGTCGGTCCAGAACGACCTGTTCGACGTGGGCGCCGACCTGGCCACGCCGGTCGAGCCGAACCCGAAGTATCCGCCGTTGCGGGTCACCGAGGCGTACGTCGAGCGCCTTGAGGGCTGGTGCGACGAATACAACGCACGCCTGAGCAAGCTCGACTCCTTCACCCTCCCCGGCGGCACCGCTGGCGCGGCGCTACTGCACGTGGCGCGGACGATCGCCCGACGCGCCGAGCGTGCGGCCTGGGCACTGATTACCCACGATCCCGATCGAACCAACACGCTCCCGGCAAAGTATCTCAACCGGCTCTCCGATCTACTCTTTATCTTGTCAAGAACGGCAAATCCGGCCGGTGATGTGCTATGGGTGCCGGGCGGGAAGCGCTGA
- a CDS encoding 3-hydroxyacyl-CoA dehydrogenase family protein, whose translation MAGRLAVVGAGLMGSGIAQVAAQAGWQVTLRDLDDAATKRGLDGIRRSLEKFAEKGKISSADAEATIGRITPTTDLAAAADADIVVEAVFEKLELKQEIFRALDKICKSDAVLATNTSAIPVTQLASTTERPESVVGTHFFSPVPMMALCELVRGYKTSDDTIATAKAFAEGIGKTVVVVNRDIAGFVTTRLFCAFAMEAVSLVESGVISAEDLDNAFKLGFGHAMGPLATVDMTGADVLLNATRNIYTDTGDEKFFPPELLQRMAAAGDLGRKTGQGFYSY comes from the coding sequence ATGGCGGGTCGACTTGCAGTCGTCGGTGCTGGCCTGATGGGCTCGGGAATCGCCCAGGTTGCGGCGCAGGCGGGTTGGCAGGTGACGCTGCGTGACCTGGATGACGCGGCCACGAAGCGGGGCCTGGACGGCATCCGGCGGTCGCTGGAGAAGTTCGCCGAGAAGGGGAAGATCTCCTCGGCCGACGCGGAGGCGACGATCGGCCGGATCACCCCCACCACCGACCTGGCGGCTGCCGCTGACGCGGACATCGTCGTCGAGGCGGTTTTCGAGAAGCTCGAGCTCAAGCAAGAGATCTTCCGCGCGCTCGACAAGATCTGCAAGTCGGATGCCGTGCTCGCCACCAACACCTCGGCGATCCCCGTCACCCAGCTCGCCAGCACCACCGAACGCCCGGAGTCGGTGGTCGGCACCCACTTCTTCTCCCCGGTGCCGATGATGGCGCTCTGCGAGCTGGTCCGCGGCTACAAGACCAGCGACGACACCATCGCCACGGCGAAGGCGTTCGCCGAGGGAATCGGTAAGACGGTCGTGGTCGTGAACCGAGACATCGCCGGCTTTGTGACCACCCGGCTGTTCTGCGCGTTTGCGATGGAGGCGGTCAGCCTGGTCGAATCGGGGGTGATCTCTGCCGAGGATTTGGACAATGCCTTCAAGCTGGGCTTCGGCCACGCGATGGGCCCGCTGGCGACGGTGGACATGACCGGGGCGGACGTCCTGCTCAACGCCACCCGCAACATCTACACCGATACCGGCGACGAGAAGTTCTTCCCCCCGGAACTGCTCCAGCGGATGGCCGCCGCTGGTGACCTGGGCCGCAAGACCGGTCAGGGCTTCTACTCGTACTGA
- a CDS encoding F0F1 ATP synthase subunit gamma yields the protein MAAQVRVLRQRIRTAKSMKKITKAMELVATSRIAKAQDQVAASLPYARAITEVLTALASNARIDHPLLTPRERVRRAGVLLITSDRGLAGGYSTNAIKTAESLLARLRADGKEPALYVIGRKGVQFYRFRNRPIAASWTGFSEQPTFADAREVGQTLIKVFTAGVDDADGDPGPDGVFGVDELHIVSTEFKSLMTQRPVAKILGPMQVEDRPRAEGLLPAYEFEPEAEALLDALLPKYINTRIYAALVESAASESASRRRAMKSANDNAVEMIEKYTREMNSARQAGITQEISEIVGGANALAASGSEV from the coding sequence ATGGCCGCCCAGGTACGCGTACTCCGCCAACGGATCCGCACGGCGAAGTCGATGAAGAAGATCACCAAGGCGATGGAGCTCGTCGCGACAAGCCGGATCGCCAAGGCCCAGGACCAGGTGGCGGCATCCCTGCCGTACGCCCGGGCTATCACCGAGGTGCTCACGGCGCTGGCGTCCAACGCGCGGATCGACCACCCGTTGCTCACCCCTCGGGAGCGGGTGCGGCGGGCCGGCGTCCTGCTGATCACCAGCGACCGGGGCCTGGCCGGCGGCTACAGCACCAACGCCATCAAGACGGCGGAGTCGTTGCTCGCCCGGCTGCGCGCCGACGGCAAGGAGCCCGCGCTCTACGTCATCGGTCGTAAGGGTGTGCAGTTCTACCGGTTCCGCAACCGGCCGATCGCAGCGAGCTGGACCGGCTTCTCGGAACAGCCGACCTTCGCCGACGCCCGCGAGGTGGGCCAGACGCTGATCAAGGTGTTCACGGCCGGTGTGGACGACGCCGACGGTGATCCGGGGCCGGACGGGGTATTCGGCGTTGATGAGCTGCACATCGTCTCCACCGAGTTCAAGTCACTGATGACCCAGCGTCCGGTTGCGAAGATCCTTGGACCGATGCAGGTCGAGGACCGGCCCCGGGCCGAGGGTCTGCTGCCGGCCTACGAATTCGAACCGGAGGCGGAGGCGCTACTCGACGCGCTGCTGCCGAAGTACATCAACACGCGGATCTACGCGGCGTTGGTCGAGTCGGCGGCGAGCGAGTCGGCGTCGCGGCGGCGGGCGATGAAGAGTGCCAACGACAACGCCGTAGAGATGATCGAGAAGTACACCCGCGAGATGAACTCGGCTCGCCAGGCCGGGATCACCCAGGAGATCAGCGAGATCGTCGGCGGCGCGAACGCGCTGGCCGCGTCGGGAAGTGAAGTGTGA
- the murA gene encoding UDP-N-acetylglucosamine 1-carboxyvinyltransferase, with the protein MTHSLRIPDLTIPARPEPGWLAGAGGAGAPPVDDIIRVRGGTRMTGTVHVVGAKNSALKLMAVALLAPGRSVITNVPRITDIAIMGEVLRRLGCGIRFDADDPVDPMVAHGGVSRSRSVTIDVPDVPGAEADYELVRRLRASICVLGPLLARRGSVRVAHPGGDAIGSRGLDMHVSGLARMGAEISGERGFVVASAPRGLRGAEIVLDFPSVGATENLVMAAVLAKGTTVIDNAAREPEIVDICTMLNQMGALIDGAGTSTLTVVGVPGLQPVRHATVGDRIVAGTWAFGAAMTRGDVTVTGASPAFLDVALDKLVSAGALVETRRGAFRIRMADRPRAVDVVTLPYPGFATDLLPMAIGLAAVSDGASLITENIFDGRFMFANEMMRLGADIQTDGHHAVVRGRERLSGAPVAATDIRAGAGLLIAGLCTDGVTEVSHAHHVDRGYPDFVADLRALGVEVARGGAAGGPGVPLGL; encoded by the coding sequence ATGACGCACAGCCTACGGATACCGGATCTGACGATTCCGGCCCGGCCGGAGCCTGGCTGGTTGGCTGGCGCGGGTGGCGCCGGTGCCCCGCCGGTGGACGACATCATCCGGGTACGCGGTGGAACCAGGATGACCGGCACCGTGCACGTGGTGGGTGCCAAGAACTCGGCCCTGAAACTCATGGCCGTGGCGCTGCTGGCGCCGGGCCGCAGCGTCATCACCAACGTCCCACGGATCACCGACATAGCGATCATGGGAGAGGTCCTCCGCCGACTCGGCTGCGGGATCCGTTTCGACGCGGACGACCCGGTGGATCCCATGGTGGCGCACGGTGGTGTTTCCCGTTCCCGTTCCGTGACCATCGACGTACCGGACGTCCCTGGAGCCGAGGCGGACTACGAGTTGGTCCGCCGGCTGCGTGCGTCGATCTGCGTACTCGGTCCGCTGCTGGCCCGCCGCGGGTCCGTCCGGGTGGCGCATCCGGGAGGCGACGCGATCGGCTCACGCGGTTTGGACATGCACGTCTCCGGGCTTGCCCGGATGGGTGCCGAGATCTCCGGCGAGCGCGGCTTCGTGGTCGCCTCGGCCCCGCGCGGGCTGCGGGGGGCCGAGATCGTGCTGGACTTTCCGAGCGTCGGTGCCACCGAGAACCTGGTGATGGCGGCGGTGCTCGCCAAGGGCACCACGGTTATTGACAACGCTGCCCGGGAACCCGAGATCGTTGACATCTGCACGATGCTCAACCAGATGGGCGCGCTCATCGACGGTGCCGGCACGTCGACCCTGACCGTCGTCGGCGTGCCGGGGCTGCAGCCGGTCCGGCACGCCACGGTGGGGGACCGAATCGTCGCGGGTACGTGGGCATTCGGTGCGGCGATGACCCGTGGTGATGTGACCGTGACCGGAGCCTCCCCGGCCTTTCTCGATGTGGCCCTGGACAAGTTGGTGTCGGCCGGTGCGCTGGTGGAGACCCGGCGGGGCGCCTTCCGAATCCGGATGGCTGACCGCCCACGCGCCGTGGATGTGGTCACGCTGCCGTACCCCGGGTTCGCCACCGATCTGCTACCGATGGCGATCGGGCTCGCGGCGGTCAGCGATGGGGCCTCGCTGATCACGGAGAACATTTTTGACGGGCGGTTCATGTTTGCCAACGAGATGATGCGACTCGGCGCGGACATCCAGACCGATGGACACCATGCCGTGGTCCGGGGGCGGGAGCGACTGTCCGGGGCGCCGGTGGCGGCTACCGACATCCGCGCCGGCGCGGGCCTTCTCATCGCCGGGCTTTGTACCGACGGTGTTACCGAGGTCTCCCACGCGCACCATGTGGACCGGGGCTATCCGGATTTCGTGGCAGACCTGCGGGCGCTCGGTGTCGAGGTGGCGCGGGGTGGCGCGGCGGGGGGGCCGGGTGTTCCCCTCGGACTGTGA
- a CDS encoding ABC transporter permease — translation MTTTLKPTTAAGVVRHRPGPLALALRQGRLEINQFLRSRESVVFTMGFPVIMILIFAAIFDGEIAPGVSFPQYFITGMIATGLMTVSFQNLGIWIPIERDRGVLKRYRGTPMPKWVYFAGKVIMVVVVGIAETALLLAVSVALFDLQLPGTVTKWLTFGWVSVLGITACTLCGIAISSLARTARSGSAVVTPVALVLQFTSGVFFVFTQLPSWMQQVAALFPLKWMCQGLRSVFLPDTFGGQEPGGSYELGRVALVLAVWCVVGLLLCLGTFRWTTRRDG, via the coding sequence ATGACCACGACGTTGAAGCCCACCACGGCCGCCGGGGTAGTGCGCCACCGTCCCGGCCCGCTCGCCCTCGCGCTGCGGCAGGGTCGGCTGGAGATCAACCAATTTCTGCGCAGCCGAGAGTCCGTCGTGTTCACGATGGGGTTTCCGGTCATCATGATCCTGATCTTTGCCGCGATCTTCGACGGCGAGATCGCGCCCGGGGTGAGCTTTCCCCAGTACTTCATCACTGGCATGATCGCCACCGGTCTGATGACGGTGAGCTTCCAGAACCTCGGCATCTGGATTCCGATCGAACGAGACCGGGGGGTGCTCAAGCGCTACCGCGGCACGCCGATGCCGAAGTGGGTGTACTTCGCCGGCAAGGTGATCATGGTCGTGGTGGTCGGCATCGCGGAAACGGCGCTGTTGCTCGCCGTCTCGGTGGCCCTGTTCGACCTGCAACTGCCGGGCACCGTCACGAAGTGGCTGACCTTCGGCTGGGTGTCCGTCCTCGGCATCACCGCCTGCACGCTCTGCGGCATCGCGATCTCCTCGTTGGCGCGCACGGCTCGCAGCGGCTCGGCAGTGGTCACCCCGGTCGCCCTCGTTCTCCAGTTCACCTCCGGGGTGTTCTTCGTCTTCACCCAGCTGCCGAGTTGGATGCAGCAGGTGGCAGCGCTGTTCCCGCTCAAGTGGATGTGCCAGGGTCTCCGCTCGGTCTTTCTGCCGGACACCTTCGGCGGGCAGGAACCCGGGGGCTCGTACGAACTGGGTCGGGTCGCCCTGGTGCTGGCCGTCTGGTGCGTTGTCGGCCTGCTGCTCTGCCTCGGTACCTTCCGCTGGACCACCCGCCGCGACGGCTGA